Proteins from one Nilaparvata lugens isolate BPH chromosome 10, ASM1435652v1, whole genome shotgun sequence genomic window:
- the LOC111063199 gene encoding retinol dehydrogenase 14 isoform X1 — translation MSSWSPELGIKVYGLAASALIGALLFLILLIRLFTYFTLGVCRSQKKMNGKVVVVTGANSGIGKETAMDMARRGARVIMACRNLESGNKVRSQIILETKNPNVILMKLDLSNLNSVREFAAEVNQSEKRLDVLIHNAGMANTFTKQTTMDGLEITMATNQYGPFLLTHLLIDLLKKTAPSRIVIVASELYRFAKLNLDNPNPVNSLPAYLYYVSKYANIMFTLELARRLKGTGVTANCIHPGMIDSGIWRNVPFPLNLPLKLIVKGFFKSPKEGAQTTIYCAVSEEVEGVSGKYFLDCKENGLSEGVQDMAKNKKYWEICEKLVHLQASDPKI, via the exons ATGTCTTCTTGGAGTCCTGAGTTGGGGATAAAGGTTTATGGGTTAGCTGCCTCAGCACTGATTGGAGCACTCCTGTTTCTCATCCTGTTGATAAGACTGTTCACATACTTCACGCTCGGTGTTTGCAGATCACAGAAGAAAATGAACGGCAAAGTAGTTGTGGTTACTGGAGCCAATTCTG GAATTGGCAAGGAAACGGCCATGGACATGGCAAGGAGAGGAGCCAGAGTGATCATGGCCTGCAGAAATTTGGAGAGTGGCAACAAAGTTAGAT ctcaaataattttggaaaCGAAAAACCCCAACGTGATCCTCATGAAACTGGATTTGAGCAATTTGAACTCGGTGAGAGAATTCGCCGCCGAAGttaaccaatcagaaaagaGGCTGGATGTGCTGATCCACAATGCAGGCATGGCCAATACGTTCACCAAGCAGACCACCATGGATGGACTGGAAATCACCATGGCCACCAACCAGTATGGTCCTTTCCTATTGACACATCTATTGATTG ACTTATTGAAGAAGACCGCTCCAAGTCGAATTGTGATTGTAGCTTCAGAGTTGTACCGATTTGCCAAACTGAATTTGGACAATCCGAACCCTGTCAATAGTCTGCCTGCTTACCTCTATTATGTATCCAAATACGCCAACATCATGTTCACATTGGAGCTCGCCAGAAGACTGAAAGGGACTG GTGTAACTGCCAACTGTATCCATCCTGGAATGATTGACTCTGGAATTTGGAGAAACGTTCCATTCCCACTCAATTTGCCATTGAAGTTGATTGTCAAAGGATTTTTCAAG AGCCCAAAGGAAGGAGCCCAGACCACCATCTACTGTGCTGTTTCCGAGGAGGTTGAGGGAGTTTCAGGAAAATACTTTTTGGACTGCAAG gaGAATGGTCTGTCTGAAGGAGTCCAGGACATggcaaagaataaaaaatactggGAAATTTGCGAGAAGCTTGTTCATCTTCAAGCATCAgatccaaagatttaa
- the LOC111063199 gene encoding retinol dehydrogenase 14 isoform X2 codes for MIIMSSWSPELGIKVYGLAASALIGALLFLILLIRLFTYFTLGVCRSQKKMNGKVVVVTGANSGIGKETAMDMARRGARVIMACRNLESGNKVRSQIILETKNPNVILMKLDLSNLNSVREFAAEVNQSEKRLDVLIHNAGMANTFTKQTTMDGLEITMATNQYGPFLLTHLLIDLLKKTAPSRIVIVASELYRFAKLNLDNPNPVNSLPAYLYYVSKYANIMFTLELARRLKGTGVTANCIHPGMIDSGIWRNVPFPLNLPLKLIVKGFFKSPKEGAQTTIYCAVSEEVEGVSGKYFLDCKENGLSEGVQDMAKNKKYWEICEKLVHLQASDPKI; via the exons ATG ATAATCATGTCTTCTTGGAGTCCTGAGTTGGGGATAAAGGTTTATGGGTTAGCTGCCTCAGCACTGATTGGAGCACTCCTGTTTCTCATCCTGTTGATAAGACTGTTCACATACTTCACGCTCGGTGTTTGCAGATCACAGAAGAAAATGAACGGCAAAGTAGTTGTGGTTACTGGAGCCAATTCTG GAATTGGCAAGGAAACGGCCATGGACATGGCAAGGAGAGGAGCCAGAGTGATCATGGCCTGCAGAAATTTGGAGAGTGGCAACAAAGTTAGAT ctcaaataattttggaaaCGAAAAACCCCAACGTGATCCTCATGAAACTGGATTTGAGCAATTTGAACTCGGTGAGAGAATTCGCCGCCGAAGttaaccaatcagaaaagaGGCTGGATGTGCTGATCCACAATGCAGGCATGGCCAATACGTTCACCAAGCAGACCACCATGGATGGACTGGAAATCACCATGGCCACCAACCAGTATGGTCCTTTCCTATTGACACATCTATTGATTG ACTTATTGAAGAAGACCGCTCCAAGTCGAATTGTGATTGTAGCTTCAGAGTTGTACCGATTTGCCAAACTGAATTTGGACAATCCGAACCCTGTCAATAGTCTGCCTGCTTACCTCTATTATGTATCCAAATACGCCAACATCATGTTCACATTGGAGCTCGCCAGAAGACTGAAAGGGACTG GTGTAACTGCCAACTGTATCCATCCTGGAATGATTGACTCTGGAATTTGGAGAAACGTTCCATTCCCACTCAATTTGCCATTGAAGTTGATTGTCAAAGGATTTTTCAAG AGCCCAAAGGAAGGAGCCCAGACCACCATCTACTGTGCTGTTTCCGAGGAGGTTGAGGGAGTTTCAGGAAAATACTTTTTGGACTGCAAG gaGAATGGTCTGTCTGAAGGAGTCCAGGACATggcaaagaataaaaaatactggGAAATTTGCGAGAAGCTTGTTCATCTTCAAGCATCAgatccaaagatttaa